The following proteins come from a genomic window of Hydractinia symbiolongicarpus strain clone_291-10 chromosome 2, HSymV2.1, whole genome shotgun sequence:
- the LOC130630700 gene encoding thyrotroph embryonic factor-like isoform X2: MVEAMANQERWISKQSPPHESNKDTSKMDWLRPHMMRIDDFCASLNSGQTYVHIPKTMKRRYDTGEYLLPYRPSTDKKEHEYRHSIGESSQEYKRQIRSVSVIVSDKNRSLSASSSVPSPSSSVGDNEDNHQGEHNGERDNELKSAKYQYNPAPMAKKSKRQFIPPENKDQSYWERRKRNNEAAKKSREQRREKEIEVSRKCSQLEDENSGLRFTIVNLQKKNEQLENTMNIYKEILMKNNLL, translated from the exons atGGTCGAGGCAATGGCAAATCAGGAAAGGTGGATAAGCAAGCAAAGTCCACCACATG aaAGTAACAAAGATACATCTAAAATGGATTGGCTGAGACCTCACATGATGAGGATTGATGATTTCTGCGCGTCATTAAATAGTGGTCAAACGTACGTACATATTCcaaaaacaatgaaacgaagaTATGATACAGGAGAATATCTTTTACCATATCGTCCGTCCACGGACAAAAAAGAACATGAATATCGGCACAGCATAGGAGAGTCATCGCAGGAATATAAACGTCAAATACGTTCTGTCTCCGTTATTGTGTCCGATAAAAATCGATCGTTGTCGGCAAGTTCGTCTGTTCCATCTCCATCATCAAGTGTGGGAGATAACGAAGATAATCATCAAGGAGAACATAATGGAGAACGTGACAATGAACTAAAATCCGCTAAATATCAATACAATCCCGCGCCGAtggcaaaaaaatcaaaacgtcAGTTTATCCCGCCTGAAAACAAAGATCAAAGCTACTGGGAAAGGCGGAAGCGAAATAATGAAGCGGCAAAAAAATCGCGAGAACAAAGGCGCGAGAAAGAAATCGAAGTCAGTAGAAAGTGCTCACAATTGGAAGACGAAAACTCGGGACTGCGTTTCACGATTGTGAATTTGCAAAAGAAAAACGAACAACTTGAAAATACAATGAACATTTATAAAGAAATTCTCATGAAGAACAATCTTCtatga
- the LOC130630701 gene encoding cyclin-Q-like, whose product MKEYLAEHGDVIKFILNASACLHLSAVPRTSACILYHKVIKQKKERRENDLDKYLIAATCLYIAAKLEEEPQKVRDVVNVCYRLTHPDKEPLEIGKSYWNLRDSITTCELILMRLFQFNLCFETPHKYLLHFIKLLRDWSDDIQRWKKVNVSQICWNLLNDSCRLPLIAECRPEFVATVIIFISLKTTLLDVQESEEGKHWYEVFSPGTTSEQLERISCQILEMYE is encoded by the exons ATGAAGGAATATTTAGCTGAACATGGCGATGTTATCAAATTTATACTCAATGCTAGTGCTTGTTTGCATCTCAGTGCTGTACCACGAACGAGTGCGTGCATATTGTACCATAAAGTGATCAAACAGAAGAAAGAGCGAAGAGAGAATGATCTCGACAAATAT CTTATCGCTGCTACATGTTTGTATATAGCCGCCAAACTTGAAGAAGAACCCCAAAAGGTTCGTGATGTCGTAAATGTTTGTTACCG CCTTACTCATCCTGACAAAGAACCCTTGGAAATAGGCAAGTCATATTGGAATCTTCGAGACAGTATCACAACATGCGAACTTATATTGATGAGATTGTTTCAATTCAACCTCTGCTTTGAAACACCTCATAAG TACCTTCTTCATTTCATCAAGTTACTTCGGGATTGGAGCGATGACATTCAGCGTTGGAAAAAAGTTAATGTTTCACAAATCTGCTGGAACCTTTTAAATGACTCATGCCGTCTTCCTCTGATTGCAGAATGTCGTCCAGAGTTTGTAGCTACTGTTATAATTTTTATCTCGCTGAAAACTACCTTGCTCGATGTACAGGAAAGCGAAGAAGGAAAACACTGGTATGAG GTATTTTCTCCTGGCACCACTAGTGAACAGTTGGAGCGTATTTCCTGTCAAATACTGGAGATGTATGAATAA
- the LOC130630700 gene encoding thyrotroph embryonic factor-like isoform X1, whose amino-acid sequence MEGLSGTSWQRKMLDKYSESWKRMVEAMANQERWISKQSPPHESNKDTSKMDWLRPHMMRIDDFCASLNSGQTYVHIPKTMKRRYDTGEYLLPYRPSTDKKEHEYRHSIGESSQEYKRQIRSVSVIVSDKNRSLSASSSVPSPSSSVGDNEDNHQGEHNGERDNELKSAKYQYNPAPMAKKSKRQFIPPENKDQSYWERRKRNNEAAKKSREQRREKEIEVSRKCSQLEDENSGLRFTIVNLQKKNEQLENTMNIYKEILMKNNLL is encoded by the exons ATGGAAGGATTAAGCGGAACAAGTTGGCAGAGAAAGATGTTGGATAAATACAGCGAGAGCTGGAAAAG gatGGTCGAGGCAATGGCAAATCAGGAAAGGTGGATAAGCAAGCAAAGTCCACCACATG aaAGTAACAAAGATACATCTAAAATGGATTGGCTGAGACCTCACATGATGAGGATTGATGATTTCTGCGCGTCATTAAATAGTGGTCAAACGTACGTACATATTCcaaaaacaatgaaacgaagaTATGATACAGGAGAATATCTTTTACCATATCGTCCGTCCACGGACAAAAAAGAACATGAATATCGGCACAGCATAGGAGAGTCATCGCAGGAATATAAACGTCAAATACGTTCTGTCTCCGTTATTGTGTCCGATAAAAATCGATCGTTGTCGGCAAGTTCGTCTGTTCCATCTCCATCATCAAGTGTGGGAGATAACGAAGATAATCATCAAGGAGAACATAATGGAGAACGTGACAATGAACTAAAATCCGCTAAATATCAATACAATCCCGCGCCGAtggcaaaaaaatcaaaacgtcAGTTTATCCCGCCTGAAAACAAAGATCAAAGCTACTGGGAAAGGCGGAAGCGAAATAATGAAGCGGCAAAAAAATCGCGAGAACAAAGGCGCGAGAAAGAAATCGAAGTCAGTAGAAAGTGCTCACAATTGGAAGACGAAAACTCGGGACTGCGTTTCACGATTGTGAATTTGCAAAAGAAAAACGAACAACTTGAAAATACAATGAACATTTATAAAGAAATTCTCATGAAGAACAATCTTCtatga
- the LOC130630697 gene encoding probable dimethyladenosine transferase, which translates to MPKERIQKKSRNHQQVRAEGIQFKTEHGQHILKNPLIVNAIIDKASIKSTDTVLEIGPGTGNMTVKMLEKGKKVIACELDPRMAAELQKRVQGTPESNKLHLIVGDVMKTDLPYFDCCVANMPYQISSPFVFKLLLHRPFFRCAVLMFQREFAQRLVAKPGDKLYCRLSINTQLLARVDHLMKVGKNNFRPPPKVESSVVRIEPKNPPPPINFQEWDGLVRIAFVRKNKTLAACFSSKAVIEMLEKNYKVHCSMNDIMVDADFSMKDKVNDILSNNDFGKKRARTMDIDDFLLLLNTFNTNGIHFA; encoded by the exons atGCCGAAAGAAAGAATACAGAAGAAATCTAGAAACCATCAGCAGGTTAGAGCAGAAG gcATTCAGTTTAAAACTGAGCATGGTCAACATATCCTAAAGAACCCACTTATTGTCAATGCCATTATAGATAAG gCTTCAATCAAGAGTACAGATACAGTTCTTGAAATTGGTCCTGGTACAGGTAACATGACTGTCAAGATGTTGGAAAAAGGTAAAAAG gTGATTGCATGCGAGTTAGATCCGAGGATGGCTGCAGAGCTGCAAAAAAGAGTGCAGGGAAC GCCAGAATCGAACAAGTTGCATTTAATTGTTGGAGACGTGATGAAAACAGATTTGCCATATTTTGATTGTTGTGTAGCGAACATGCCATATCAG ATTTCATCGCCATTTGTGTTCAAGTTGTTACTTCATCGACCATTCTTCAG aTGTGCTGTACTTATGTTTCAACGTGAATTTGCTCAAAGATTAGTTGCGAAACCAGGTGACAAGCTTTATTGTCGTCTCTCAATCAATACTCAGTTGCTAGCAAGAGTGGATCATCTGATGAAG GTTGGTAAAAACAATTTCCGTCCACCTCCCAAAGTGGAATCAAGTGTTGTGAGAATAGAACCCAAAAATCCACCACCGCCAATTAATTTTCAG GAATGGGATGGCTTAGTGAGGATTGCAtttgtaagaaaaaataaaactttggctgcATGTTTCAG TTCTAAGGCGGTAATAGAGATGTTGGAGAAGAATTACAAGGTTCATTGTTCCATGAACGATATT ATGGTTGATGCAGATTTTAGTATGAAGGATAAAGTCAACGATATACTTTCAAATAATGATTTTGGAAAAAAACGAGCAAGAACGATGGACATTGATGATTTCTTACT acTTCTTAATACTTTCAACACGAATGGGATCCATTTTGCTTAG
- the LOC130630132 gene encoding tigger transposable element-derived protein 4-like, with product MPTKRKLVVKTLAEKCQALKELEKGIPNKDIAKKYGVPKNTISTWLANKEKLFSALEKSSSKKRKIRDGKFSEVDLVVFKWFVSQRSKNIPIDGTILKEKAKSYAQELGVEDFKASDGWLGKWTKSISMHFSVPINVKLHGTCMPSPSPKLTGFPVTRIFQTFQAPTLFEEWVREINAMFLKEGQKIVLIIDNCPAHPDVGGLPNIKLIFLPPNTTSVSQPMDQGVIRCLKSLYRQKLVNMMIKNLEKGKGLPKVSILRALQILVSSWDKVKKETIVNCFKKSKISKKAQQNAIDDIDDPFKQLEKDLTQLRAIDDTIIPADLSARDVVDIDQDLTTIENPVTDEEILESVRPSTDENDEEHDENADVIEVFDEPVSKPTKSEINTAVETLQNACLFTDDGNDMQRLLLRFEDLFLKSEMKNKKQTSILSFFDQK from the exons ATGCCAACGAAAAGAAAACTCGTTGTAAAAACTTTGGCAGAAAAATGCCAAGCATTAAAAGAATTGGAAAAAGGTATTCCAaataaagatatcgctaaaaagtacgGGGTGCCTAAAAACACGATATCAACTTGGCTAGCCAATaaggaaaaacttttttctgctCTCGAAAAATCTTCGAGCAAGAAAAGAAAGATCAGAGATGGTAAATTCTCAGAAGTAGATCTTGTCGtgttcaaatggtttgtttcacAACGAAGCAAAAACATACCAATCGATGGGACAATACTAAAGGAGAAAGCTAAAAGCTATGCACAGGAGCTTGGAGTAGAAGATTTCAAAGCTTCAGACGGTTGGCTTGGTAAATGGACAAAAAG TATCTCGATGCACTTTTCCGTTCCAATAAATGTCAAATTGCATGGCACTTGCATGCCTTCACCATCTCCCAAATTAACTGGTTTTCCAGTCACA cgAATTTTCCAGACTTTCCAAGCACCAACTCTTTTTGAAGAGTGGGTGCGAGAAATCAATGCAATGTTTCTAAAAGAAGGTCAAAAGATAGTCTTGATCATCGATAATTGTCCCGCTCACCCTGATGTCGGTGGACTGCCCAAcattaaattgattttcttaCCTCCAAATACAACTTCTGTGTCACAACCGATGGACCAAGGTGTCATAAGATGTCTTAAGTCTCTTTATCGCCAAAAATTGGTCAACATGATGATTAAAAACCTAGAAAAAGGCAAAGGTCTTCCAAAAGTTTCAATTCTGCGTGCTCTTCAAATACTTGTTTCGTCGTGGGACAAAGTGAAGAAAGAAACCATCGTAAATTGCTTCAAGAAATCAAAGATTTCCAAGAAAGCTCAACAGAATGCAATTGATGATATTGATGATCCATTTAAACAACTGGAGAAAGATCTCACACAACTGCGTGCCATTGACGATACCATTATTCCTGCTGATCTCTCGGCCCGTGATGTTGTCGATATTGACCAAGATTTGACCACAATCGAAAATCCCGTGACTGATGAAGAAATCCTTGAGTCGGTACGGCCAAGTACAGATGAGAATGACGAGGAGCATGATGAAAATGCcgatgtcatcgaggtgtttgaTGAGCCAGTGAGCAAGCCAACAAAATCAGAAATAAACACTGCAGTGGAGACTTTACAAAATGCTTGTCTATTCACTGATGATGGAAATGACATGCAACGCCTCCTGCTTCGCTTTGAAGATTTGTttcttaaaagtgaaatgaaaaACAAGAAGCAAACTAGTATTTTGAGCTTTTTCGATCAAAAATAA